The DNA window aattaagttATGTCACGTTAGGAGAGAGTAGAACAgaaagaatgattttgaagtgcttgatatagtTTTTACCACTGGAGTTGCTCTAACCCTTTGcttatttcaactttcaagtttttgcaCTTCGGGAGTGGCGCGAATGACAAAAAAAACGCGGTTCCTGCATAAttttgttttagggtttttgccaaaaaagcaaatcaaattctttttccattaaataattttattatcagATATCCCAAAGGACCCAAACCAAATTATTATAAAGGTCAGggtaaatataataaataaataaataactatCAATTTGGTCCTGTGAACAGCAAACTGAGAAAGTCACAATAATTAAACTTTAAATAGCTAAATTAAAACTTCAAAACTGGTTAACAATTGTGTTAAGTCTACATAAACATAGAAAGGATGAAGAAAAGGGAAAAGTTTTATGCAATAACATcccaaaattttaattaaaggaaaggaaaaaaggataaaataaagaatataattATTTTACAATTTTTTATGAGTTGGGGATAAAACATTAAAACCTTCCAATTAGACTAAAATTTAAACTTTTTTACTTAGAGACCATGCAATTTATCAAGCTTCTAACACATATGTGCTATAAAAAACCACATTGTCCATATATagcattaaaataatttatgtccatattatttatatatatataagcattaTGTCCATACTCTTATACCATTGCACTGAGAAAGTTCAATAATTAAGGAACTCAATAATATTCTATGAAAAATGTTTGGGGTAAATAAAAGCTCCCACCTTAATTTTCctcttttgttaatttttttagatTATTTATTGTTATGTTTATGAGCCatcaatatttatattaaatatataaatttaggGTAATTGAATTTGTTCGTACATGTGTTTGTATTTACATTAAATATACTgttaaattttcttaagggtTTTCTAAATAAATTTTAggcttcaacaaaaaaaaaaatctgcagtTTGGCTTTGGCATACTTTTTGTAAATTAgtgtctttatttatttatttatttttattttgtaaatctgCAATACCTTTGGAGTTTAGTGGACTGATGTGATGCATCCCATTAAAACAAATACAGACAATTGGCAGTAAtaacactttagacaacttaattataaaaagatcatgaacatttttaaaattataaaaaagtgtaatttaagggtaatttggtcatatgacttaagatattttttagtttatacctacaataccctcctcctcctccttcctcttcttcttattcttcttcttctccctccaaccatcaaactctagtgtgtcatctctttctctcttattctctactaaaagttatctccttatttctttctctccttctccttcttcttcttttggttctcgatctaaatttgttattcattgccttcttctccgttttttgTCGAGGTTCTCCTTTCTTCATCGcattcttcgtcgttgctcaatctggactgcgtcgagttgctctactTCGTTTTTTatagatctggactatgcttcgttgttcaatatgGGTTGCGCTTTgcttttttgcagatctggactcttaTTCGTTTTTTGctgagatgtatcactataatatcaccaacaccaaaaaaccactaaaatgatacaatgaaactagtatgcatacttcatcttcctagtGAGATAGCCCAGAAAATGGTCTGTGGGCTTTGACAGAACTGATGTGATGAAGCCCATTAAACCAAATATTGAGATAGCCCAGCAAATGGTCTGTGGACTTTGACAGGACTGACATGATGCAGCCCATTAAACCAAATATTGAGATAGCCCAGTAAATGGTATGTGGGCTTTCTCAGCCTGCAGAGAGTCGAGACCCTTGCAATCTGGTTGAGTGTAAAATCAGCCACACGATTTTAGCCTTTTTTTCATTGAAAAGGAAACTTTACCAACTTCGCTTTTCCTGGGAGTGAATGCCGAACAAGATCCCCGAAGTGGCTGCAAATTGCGAAACAATATGTTGATTTACACCCAAGTAGCCCCAAATCACATGCTAGGTTTCTTCTGCAACCTTACTCAAATTCCTGATCTTATTGATTGAATTGGGACAGATTACAGCCTTGAATCAGGATCGATACGATTAGAATCGGattaattttggtattttacTGTGTTTGGTagtcaatttttgaaaataatgagAGAGTGACACATGCATGATATGCTGTCTGTATGTTAATTGTTAAGTTCTGTTCCTGTACATGACAAAGCAGAGAAGTCCAAGATTGCTGATGAATCGTATAGTTTAGAGTCAAAATTGACTACTAGTACGTTGGCCGGCTGTAAGTTTCAATCACTGTTTTTCCCATCACATTGTTTGGAAAAGATTGGTGGGAAAGGAATCTGATAAACAACATGGCTCCAAATGGAATCTGGAAATCCAAACATGTCATCCAAAATTGGTCTGGTGATCAATCTGGCTTGTTCTTTTGGTAAGTATTTTCATGGAATATCCATCATCTGTGCCATTCTTTCTCTCTAATCTTTCATTGGAGGGTTTAATAGAGTTAATGCAAAGTATTTGAACTCCAAGGCCATGAAGATTCATTTCTGGTTTGTCATCTGGGTCTGCTTCATTTCAAGCAATATTGCTCAACAATTCTATGACCCTTCAGATTGCTCTTCCCTTACCAATCAACTAGGTTCTAGATACACTTGTGAGAATTCTTTTCAGAATTCTTGCCATACATTTGTTGTCTACAGAGCTAACCAACGTTTTAATACTATATGCAATGTCTCTGATTTGTTCCACATAGAAGCTAATGAGTTACTTGGCTTGAACAATCCCAAATATCCTGCAGAGATGCTCCGATCGGGCAGAGATGTTCTTGTTCCAGTAAACTGTTCTTGCACAGGTCAGTTCTTCCGGGCCAATGTCAGTTACATTGTTTCTGAAATCACACCGCCCTCGGAGATTGCTTGCGGAGTTTTTGAAGGTTTGCTCAAATCACTCACTCTTATTCAGGAAAACCCTCCACAAGTTGATGTCCTCGAGGTGGGCTCAAAGCTTAATCTGCCATTGAGATGTGCTTGTCCGGACAATGTCAGTAGCAGCAATGGAGTGAAGTATCTGGTCACATACCCAATTGTGGAAGGAGATGAACCAATAGCATTAAGCAACAAGTTTGGCATCTCTGCTGAAGATATGTGGGCAGCTAATCACTTGGAACCTCGGGCAACAGTCTATCCAAATACAACTCTCTTGATTCCCCTGAAAGGAGAGCCAGTAATAGATTTCAGGATCCCGGATTCTCCACCTCCAGCTCCTGGTTTTCTTCCCACAGTTACTGTAGAAAAGGCCAGTAACAGAAAATTAAGGATTCTGTACATTGCAGGATCAGTAGTTGGGTTCCCTCTGGTACTTGTAGCAGTGATTGCTTGTGTCCTGTATTTGAAGACTACGAACAAATGGAAGGGAGAGAAGTTACAGTCCTTAAGTGGTAGAAGCACCCCACTTTCATGCTCAACCCCGATAAGCTCCCCTAGATCTGGTCGAACTGGTAGGACCTCGACAAATTCTTGTCTGTCTCCGGATCTTCTTGCCGGGATTAAATACTCTTTGCGGAATTACAGTATGGATGACATCAAGAGAGTAACTAAAGATTTCagtgaagaaagaagaattGGCGACGAAGCTTATAAGGGATCGATCGATAACCTTCAAGTGATGATCAAGGAAATGAGATTTGAAGACACTCGCCACATTATCGATGTGCACTCGAAAATCAACCACATCAATATCTTgaatttacatggtgtttgctatggagagagtgactTTTCATGGTCATACCTGTTGTTTGAACTTCCTAGCAATGGCTGTTTAAGGGACTGCTTGACTAATCCATTGAGTCCACTTAAATGGCATATACGGACCCAGATAGCTTTCGATATTGCAGAGGGTCTTCATTATTTGCATCACTGTATTTTCCCTTCATATGCTCACATGAAGGTTAatactaaaaatatttttctgacTGCAAATTGGAGGGCAAAGCTTGCGAATATCGGGACCCCAACGGCCATCGGATCATCAAGTACTGGACTTGAAAAATCAGTTGCCATCAAAGGATGGATTGCACCAGAGTACGTCTTAAACGATTCAGCTAGTGAGAAAGTAGACATTTTCGCGTTTGGAGTTGTTCTGTTTGAGCTGATCTCGGCCAGAAAGGATATGGACGGAAACTTGTTCAAAGACTCTATAGGATTTTTGGGTGGAGCTGGTAGCGAAGGTGGCTGCTTTGAGCAATTGAGGAGTTTCATGGATCCTTGTTTGAAGGATGAGTATCCCCTTGCAGAGGCTCTGTGTTTAGCAGTTTTAGCCAAAGCTTGTGTGGAAGATGACCCTCTGCATAGACCATCTATGGATGATATCATAAAAGTCCTCGCTAGAATGTTGGAACTTTCAAAGCAGTACATAACCAAGAATATCAAATTTCATCACAACGTCAGAACTGTGGACCAATGGGAGTAGAATTTGCAAACTTACACATTTGCAAGAAGTTATCACAATCAACTTCATCATTCCAACCAAAACATTTTtgttaacttttccttctccctTCTCCATTCGCCCTCTGGTATTGCAATACATTCATGTATGTATCATTGTTGTgcaacatatacatacatacatacatacatacatatatatatatcatattgtGTGCATAAATTAGTAGTCGGTAGATTCAATCCCACACTTCCCACCATAGTATCTTTAACTTTTATGTTTTCTATTAGCACAGCATTAGTAGATTCGAATTAATGTAGAGTACTTATTTAATATGAATCTGGAATAAATTTCGTACTCATTACATGCATGATAACAAGCAGTACACAGTGTACTGGACAACAATAGAAACTAGTTATAGAAGTACATGATAGAGAAACACCCAGAAGGAGAATCTGAGACCATGTGTGACTGACATAATACATGGACACTGTAGAAGACTCGCTAATAGTCTTCTTGGACTGatcatatatataagtaatattAGTCTAATTATAAGAGATCTCTGcgacatattattttttaaattataatagcTTTCTATTCTTCTCGTTTTCCCTTGGCCTATAAAGCTGCACTGAACGCTTGTTTATAGGCTGTAGTGGTCTTGCATTTGTATCTGACTCCTGCAAAAGTTGAACATTCAATACACaacaaatcattaattaaattcccaataaattaattaattacgtaAAGATATGATTCAATTACAAGCATTTAATACTTACATCGTGAACAGCTACACGAAGCAATTTCACTTGTTCTCTAGTCACTGTCCTCAcctacatcaacaaaatatatgagattaattgataaaatcaaaaaaaaaattacaaattaaatAATTCACAACATATGTAACTGTTCTGATTTTACCTTTCTAACCATGGTCCAGATAACATTTTCAGTACAAGGAGGGATAGTGAGAGAGCCAATGTATCTGTAATACTTTCTGCTTCCAGACTTTATATCTCTTGGGTTAACCTCACCTATTACTTTCTCCTCATCTTCGTTATCAGTAACCACTGATAAATGATCGATGATCTACAGACATATATACACCACAGGCAAGTCATCAAGATCAAgagagagtatatatatatatatggttagagaaaaattaattgatttacaCGTACAGATGACAAGAAAGTATCAGGCCTTCCGATTGTGTACATGATCCCAATTACGGCAACCTTGCCATCTTTGCTCTCATGAACCAGGT is part of the Tripterygium wilfordii isolate XIE 37 chromosome 7, ASM1340144v1, whole genome shotgun sequence genome and encodes:
- the LOC120001848 gene encoding lysM domain receptor-like kinase 4 isoform X1, which encodes MKIHFWFVIWVCFISSNIAQQFYDPSDCSSLTNQLGSRYTCENSFQNSCHTFVVYRANQRFNTICNVSDLFHIEANELLGLNNPKYPAEMLRSGRDVLVPVNCSCTGQFFRANVSYIVSEITPPSEIACGVFEGLLKSLTLIQENPPQVDVLEVGSKLNLPLRCACPDNVSSSNGVKYLVTYPIVEGDEPIALSNKFGISAEDMWAANHLEPRATVYPNTTLLIPLKGEPVIDFRIPDSPPPAPGFLPTVTVEKASNRKLRILYIAGSVVGFPLVLVAVIACVLYLKTTNKWKGEKLQSLSGRSTPLSCSTPISSPRSGRTGRTSTNSCLSPDLLAGIKYSLRNYSMDDIKRVTKDFSEERRIGDEAYKGSIDNLQVMIKEMRFEDTRHIIDVHSKINHINILNLHGVCYGESDFSWSYLLFELPSNGCLRDCLTNPLSPLKWHIRTQIAFDIAEGLHYLHHCIFPSYAHMKVNTKNIFLTANWRAKLANIGTPTAIGSSSTGLEKSVAIKGWIAPEYVLNDSASEKVDIFAFGVVLFELISARKDMDGNLFKDSIGFLGGAGSEGGCFEQLRSFMDPCLKDEYPLAEALCLAVLAKACVEDDPLHRPSMDDIIKVLARMLELSKQYITKNIKFHHNVRTVDQWE
- the LOC120002027 gene encoding alpha carbonic anhydrase 7-like, which gives rise to MYFMVICAENDREFDCNHHGEIGPHRWGEIKPEWSACNHGSMQSPIDLLNERVEVVSHLGRIHREYKPSNATIKNRGHDIMLKWVDGAGTLEINGTEYVLQQCHWHSPSEHTIDGKSFDLEAHLVHESKDGKVAVIGIMYTIGRPDTFLSSIIDHLSVVTDNEDEEKVIGEVNPRDIKSGSRKYYRYIGSLTIPPCTENVIWTMVRKVRTVTREQVKLLRVAVHDESDTNARPLQPINKRSVQLYRPRENEKNRKLL
- the LOC120001848 gene encoding lysM domain receptor-like kinase 4 isoform X2; this translates as MESGNPNMSSKIGLVINLACSFEMLRSGRDVLVPVNCSCTGQFFRANVSYIVSEITPPSEIACGVFEGLLKSLTLIQENPPQVDVLEVGSKLNLPLRCACPDNVSSSNGVKYLVTYPIVEGDEPIALSNKFGISAEDMWAANHLEPRATVYPNTTLLIPLKGEPVIDFRIPDSPPPAPGFLPTVTVEKASNRKLRILYIAGSVVGFPLVLVAVIACVLYLKTTNKWKGEKLQSLSGRSTPLSCSTPISSPRSGRTGRTSTNSCLSPDLLAGIKYSLRNYSMDDIKRVTKDFSEERRIGDEAYKGSIDNLQVMIKEMRFEDTRHIIDVHSKINHINILNLHGVCYGESDFSWSYLLFELPSNGCLRDCLTNPLSPLKWHIRTQIAFDIAEGLHYLHHCIFPSYAHMKVNTKNIFLTANWRAKLANIGTPTAIGSSSTGLEKSVAIKGWIAPEYVLNDSASEKVDIFAFGVVLFELISARKDMDGNLFKDSIGFLGGAGSEGGCFEQLRSFMDPCLKDEYPLAEALCLAVLAKACVEDDPLHRPSMDDIIKVLARMLELSKQYITKNIKFHHNVRTVDQWE